Proteins from a single region of Coregonus clupeaformis isolate EN_2021a chromosome 35, ASM2061545v1, whole genome shotgun sequence:
- the LOC121550372 gene encoding ferritin, middle subunit — translation MESQVRQNYHRDSEAAINRMINMEMFASYTYTSMAFYFSRDDVALPGFAHFFKENSDEEREHAEKLLSFQNKRGGRIFLQDIKKPDRDEWGNGLEAMQCALQLEKNVNQALLDLHKIASDKVDPHLCDFLESHYLNEQVEAIKKLGNHVSNLTKMDAVNNKMAEYLFDKHTLGGQS, via the exons ATGGAGTCTCAGGTCCGTCAGAACTATCACCGCGACAGCGAAGCTGCCATCAACCGGATGATCAACATGGAGATGTTTGCCTCTTACACCTACACTTCAATG GCTTTCTATTTCTCCCGTGACGATGTGGCTCTGCCTGGCTTCGCTCATTTCTTCAAGGAGAACAGCGACGAGGAACGCGAGCACGCCGAAAAGCTGCTTTCCTTCCAGAACAAAAGAGGTGGACGCATTTTCCTCCAGGACATCAAG AAGCCAGATCGTGATGAGTGGGGCAATGGCCTGGAGGCCATGCAGTGTGCTCTGCAGCTGGAGAAGAATGTAAACCAGGCCCTGCTGGACCTGCACAAGATTGCCTCCGACAAGGTCGACCCCCAT CTGTGTGACTTCCTGGAGTCCCACTACCTGAATGAGCAGGTGGAGGCCATTAAGAAGCTGGGCAACCACGTCTCCAACCTCACTAAGATGGATGCTGTCAACAACAAGATGGCCGAGTACCTGTTTGACAAGCACACCCTGGGAGGGCAGAGCTAA